CAGCGGCGCCCCCAACGACACCCCTGGCCCCCTTGAGCCTGCTTCCCAGGCCAGGGACATGTGCAGCCTTGTAGCTTTCCTCTGGAAGCTTCTCTGGACACAGCAACTGTGATGGAAGACATTCCAATAACACCTACTTTTTATGGAAACAACCGatctaccaagaaaaaaaaaatgctgccaaCTCCCCTTTCTCGTACGATTCtcaaaaatgacatttaagaaaCACCTGTGTGTGAGCACCTGCACTTTCAAGTGCATTTCCAGGGGCAGCAGCAGCTCCCTGGCAAAGATAATCAACCACATCCTAATGGtcccaaagtattaaaaaaaacaaaacaaaacaaaaaaaaacccaacacaccACTCACAAATGCCTGCTGGATTAGTCACCATGCAgaggagtatttaaaaaaaaaaaaaaatctgacatcttctcctctgctttctccaACTTGTTTGTGAGCTGGAAGCAGAACAGAATCAGCCAAAAAAGGCTCTGGATTGCTTAATACAaataagcttgaaaaaaaaaaaaaaaagctgcatgaAGACAGCGgtcagggagggagcagggacgCTGAGGCTGCCAGGCCCGGGCAGACAGGGCGCGCTCCTGGGGACGGCTGCCCTGCTGTCCACAGCCCGGCGCCACTGCCGCCAAGtagccccaggaccctgagccccgACTCTGGGCAGCAGTCAGGCCTCCTCAGGACATGCAGCTCCTCCCTGTGCGGGAAAATCTATCACCAtctgttttgttctgtgtttCGGGAACTCGAAGGGAGAACAGCTAATGAGTCCAGCCAGCGCTTCACGCGTCCTGCGGTGCTGCTTCTGTGTTCACACTGTACCCTCGTGACGCCTGTGACACGGGCGTGCTGATGGCCTCTGGCCCGGGGATGGGAAGGTCACACACGTGCAGAGGTCTTCGTGGCCCCACCCCACACCAGCCCCGGCCCCTGGGGCCCCCCTCAATAGGACACCAGGCCCCGTCATACCCTTCTCAGATGGTGTCACCCAAGCACATCTCTAAGCTGTGATTCTTTTTAGGCCTAACTAGAAAAAacattgaaagagagaaagaagtactCACAGCTTCATAGCACCAATCTTTGAGAATGTCGAGCTCTCCAGAAATCATGGCCTAAAAAGGAAAAGGTGACAAAAACAAACTTAGCTCGAGACTAAGGGGAGACTATGTAGGTAGGAGGCCCTACCCTACAGGCTCtactggggggggggcagcggccTCGGGCTGGGCCGCAGCAATGGACACCCCTCCTCAGGCCCCGGGGAACAAGGGCCTGGGTGTGTGACCCCGGGCAGCCTAGGGTGGCCCCGAGGGCCTCGtgtgagaggcagaggaggtGATGGCGTGGCAGGCTCATCTGGCCAGGAGACGGAACCAAGGAGGCCGGGAGCCACATTCTCCCCCCACTGGGGAGGGAGTCTTGCACAGCTGGGTCCCCACAGGCATGAGCAGCCCACGTGGGCAgtcaggggccagggcaggggcagagcaggggtCCCGGGGGCGGCCTCCCCACGGGTCATGGGGGGGATGCCTCTGCAGGAACTTGGGAGGCAGGGCTGAACCCGCTGAAGGTGATGGAGGAGCCCAGGGCCCGGGGGAAACCACAGGCAAGCTGGGGGCCGAGCCATCCTCACCCTAGAAGAAACTGCCTGCGCTGGGACTGCTGCTTTTGGGGATCGCTCCATTTCTACCTCCTCCCGGCCCTGCCCAAAGTGGCGTGAGGGACCTGGGAAATCGGAGGGGGAGGGGACCACACGAAGGTCACTGGGacggaggaggcaggaggagggtctGTGGTCTCAGTAGGACTTCCCAAGGCCCGGGCTCCGGCCACATCTTGGGGGCTCAAGGAGCAGACGGggcaggggtggaaggggaggcccCGGGCGGCCGCTCACTGCAGCCCCCAGGGAACTACCTCAGGCCTCTGTGGAGCACCAGGGAGCCAGACAGGAGGCTCCAGTCCAGCGTTCAAGGGAGGCAGGGGTTGCCGCCGGGACATGGGGAAAGGGAACTCAGTCCCTGGAGCGGACGCACCCCACAGGCGAAGCAAGAAATCAGCCGCTATCGTGAGGGGGCAGCAGGGCCCGCAGGTGACCCTGGTGCCTTCTCAGAGGTGCATGACCGCCAAGGACCCAGCGTGGGGGTGCTCAGGCCTCTGAAGGCAGGACAGGTGTCTGCCATCAGGCTGTGGCCCATGGGACACAGGCAGGGCAGGACGGGGAGGGCCCACTGAGGCGGCAACCCACCTCCAGGACGTTGGGGATGATGTCGTTCTCACACTGCTGCAGGAAACGCTCCTTGTCAAAGGCCGGGTCGACTCGCAGGATCTCCGTGAGCACCTCTGACATCTCCGTCTTGGAGAACAGGCCCCCTGGAGGCAGCCAAGCCAGGAGTGGGTCCAGGGCCTGGtcaccccctcccaccaccctctgCTGGCCCAGGTGGCAAGGACGGGCAAGCCACTCACCCAGCAGGTCTGTCACCTTGTCTGTCAGCGCCCGGGATGCCCGGATGAGCGCATTGTCACTTTCGTCATACTTCATTTTCATCTCAAAGAACCCTGTGGGGACATGGGCCAGGGTCAGGGGGCCCCGTGAGACCCACCCTCTGTGCAGGCAggggaaatggggggggggccTCTCCAAGGCTAATTCTCCAGTGGTGGGCCAAGGGGCCCGCCCTGCACGCCGGGGCTCTCCTTGCAGAGGAGACAGGCCTCCAGCCCCCTTCATGGGACAAAGGCGTATCCTTGTCCCTGTTGGTTCTTGGGAAGCCCCATGTCCCAGATCAGAACAGAGACCTCCAGGGCCTCGAGCAGGCTGGCCGGGGCCCACCAGTGCCTCCCGTCCTGCCCGATGAGGGAGTGTCTCACGGTGGAATCCACGGCCATGCCCCCTGCGAGGGGGGTGTGCCTGGCCGCCCTACTGCTAGCAGTGGCTCTGGCAAGGGCAGAGATGAGTGACTCAGCCCCCACAGTAGGGTCCCTGCCCGCCAGCCCAAATGTACCAGGCTGCCCGCATACACAGGGCGGCCTGTGCTTTGCCAGGGCTCTGCTGCTCACTGGCTGGGTGATCCTGTGGAAGTGGCTGGTCCTCTCTGACCCCGgtctcctcctctgtaaagtgggggtCTGGCTTGTGCCCAGCACATGGGGAGCACTCAGTAAGTGTCCGCCGTCACGGCTATGCTGTCAGCTGAGTCTCCGAGATGTGAACACTCACGATTAAATACCACGTTGTTGTCCTTGAAGTCTTTCCACTGCTGGTACCACTTGGAGTCCTTGTGCAGCACGACTCCCAGGGCCTCCCTGGGGAAGACCGGGCGGTGGTGAGCAGCGGCGTGGGAGCCCCTGGGCACCTGCCCGGCCCCATGGGAAGGGATGTAGCAGGACAGCCCACCCCtcacctctcctcctgcctcctctctcccgTCCCCAACACCCCACCCTCTCCTCTAAGTTCACTTGAGCAGAAGAGAAGCCGGAGTAAGAACGGATGTCAACCGCAGGAACCTTCTGCGGGCGCTCGCGCACACACTCTGGGGTGGGACGTGCGCGCTGGCCGGTCTGCTACCTACTCGTTGGGCTCAAACACCTTCTCTTCCTTGAACTTCTCTCCCGAaaactccttcctcttccttagCCGCTCCGGCCTCCGGTAGGGCCCCGTCTGTCCCAGCACACTCTCATCGAGCTCCTTCTTCACGGACTCTACCCCCTGGAGGAAAGCAGCCAGCCACGCGGTGGGCACTCGGGACCCTCCCAATGCTGTGGACCCCCACGATGGGCCTGTGCCTTTGTGCCCCAAGTCAGGGAACCCCAATCTAGTGGCTGATGGCACCCCAGGGTCACTGTAGCTCAGAGTGACCTGCCTGACTTCCCCACATGGAGAGCAGGACTGTTCCAGATGCACTCCACTTTTCTTCGGCCTCCCTCTCACTTCCCCCAGACCTCTTCCTGCAGCTGCTCTGGCCACGTGAAGCTGGCTGTGCACAACCCCTCTGCATAGCCCGCCCTCTCCACCTGTGGCCCGTTCCCCGTATGTTCTCTTGTCACATGTCGCTCAGGAACTACTCGTCCCCCAGGGCCCTTGAGAGCAGAAACGTGGACTTTCTACCTTGTGGCCTCTGTGGCCAGCAGAGGGCCCAGCTGTGGGAAGATTCGACAGGTGATTCGGAACGAATTCAAGACCTCAAGTCACCCTAAGTGCAAAGGTCCCTGGTTTATGGACACAAGCTAAGGAGGCTTAGCAGCTGAGAGGCTCTTGGTGCATTAACCTGCAGCTCCCCAGGGgctgtgacttgcccaagggtACTCAGCCAGGAGTGCAGCATAGACCTGCTGCCTCAAGTGGGCCCTCCGTCTCCAGGACTCAGAGCAGGCCACGCCAAGGGCATCCCCGGCCGAGCATGCCAGCCCAACCCACCTGGGAGAGGGCTCTGAAGGCGGCAGTCTTGCCCAGCTTCTCCCCACCCTTGGACACCGACTCGGCGGACTGCTTGGCAGTCTTGGCGGCTTCTTCCACACTCTCCTTGATTTTCCGGCCAAGGTCACTTTTACTGACTTCGTCAAGACTCTACTGAGACAGAGGATGGAGGTGTCAGCTCAGCACCCCTCGGGGCCTGCACAAGCTCCCCCAGAGCTAAGGCCAGCCCAGTCCTTCAAAGGGCAGGAACGAGTGCTCTGAGCTCATCTGGCCCATGGGGCCCTGAGTCTCAGGTCCACTGTGGACTATGTCTGGGGTGCTGGGCCCTTGGGCACTAGGTCAACTGGGTTCTCCCCAGAACGGGCGGGCGGGGCAGCCTCGGGATAAAAGGTGAGGAGCCTGTCCCCAGCACCAGActggcctgcctctctctcctgcccagaagagagaagagcaaaataagtaacaaaaagaaaacccctGTGGCGGCCCCACTGTGGAGGGTGGTAAGCAGCACTTCCCTGTTTTtaggcaggaagaaaaaaattctcatttatcCTCCTGTCTTTGCTAGTGGCACAGAAGCTTCTAACCCAAGTGGTAAACTGCAGGGCACGTGGGCTAGTCCGTCTTCACCCTCCTTCCTGAGGGGCGCCGTGCACCCTAACTCCGGAAGCCACCCGCCCTGGCTGGATCTCCCCTGCTTGCCACCCACGGCTATTCATCCCTGTGCCAAGTCACGCCCTGCCCAGGCGCCAGCTCTGCCCGCTGCTTCCAGCGCCGCTCTCCTCCCAGAGGCGAGGAACAGATGGCCCAGGCGCCGCAGGCCAACAGAGCGTGGGGGCCCCTCGACCATTACCTCCTTCACCGTGCCTGTGATCTCCCCCAGCTTCTTCTTTATCACTTCGCTCGTCCGCACCGTTTCAGATTCAATCGTTTTCTACGATAGGgatgttgtttctttttgttacaACACAGCAGTTATCTTACAAGCAAGGGTCCAAAGAAGCACTTTCTCAGCAGCCCTCTCCCTCGCCAGCCTGGCCACCcgggccccttccccaccccggtgcccctcacTGCCCCTGACCTCCCTTGTGGGCTTAGCAACCTAAGGCTGACATGACGGATGGAGACCCTTGAGGCCCCGCCCCTGGCTCCAGTCTCTTGCTTGGCGCAGGGGTGATCCTGcaccctcccctggctcatggACATTATCCTGCCTCACTCTGCACAGTTGCCTGCCACTGCCTGCAGCTGCCAGCCACTGCCGGATCTCCCACAGTCACTGTTCCACCTGACTGGCTCCTTGCCCACTCCTCAGCCCACTCCCCTCCTTAACAGAAAGGAAGGGTGATCTTCCAACAGCTCAAATCCCCACAGGCCCTCAGATGGAACAGGCCTTGAGCATGGCCTGGGAGGGGgccaacagaaggaaaaaaacaagagaccTGGAGCAGGCACCCATGGGTAAGATGGGGAGGCTGCCCCCACCTCACAGAGCCCTCATGTGGCAGAGGCTGCGGAGCCCACTCGCTGTGGCAGACACCTGACAGCTGCTCTGTAAGAGATGTGCCCGTTATTAACGACACACGCACTGTAACCTGCTGTCTACCTGCTTCATTCAGAGGGCCACGACCAGCTCTCAGGAGGAGTGCATCTCAAACCTACTGCTCAAGCGGTCACCAGGGGAGCCTGGGCAAATGCACACTCTGATCCAgcagggcggggcagggaggCTCCGAGACCCTGAAATTTCTCACAAGTTTCCAGAAGCCGGTGCTGCCAGTGTACAGAGAACAGGCTCTATCTCACCGCAGAAAAGGAGGGCTGACGATGTACTCCTGTCCCCTCGCCCCCCACAGTGTCAGTGCAGTGACCTCACCTTCCCCTGCCACGCCGGCACTGTGCGGGAAGCAAGTGTGCCACCAGGGGAGACGCGAAGCAGAGGGACTCACGTATTTCCTTCTGGCTTCCTGGAGCGCGTCCGACTCTTCCAACTTCCGGGCCTCATCTCGGAactttttaatactttctttcatttctttgtttttggctaATTCTTGTTTGATATTATCCAGCAAACCAGAGAGAAAGCCTTTCCTGTTTCCGGAAGAATAGGATCTGGACtagaaagaacataaaagaaataaagggtttttactttctcctttggGCTGATGCAGGGTTTCACGATGAAGAGCTACCTCTTTTATGAGCGATAAAAGTCAAATTAAAGAAGCATCAAGTGAAGGGCACCGggttggctcagctggttaagtgtctgcctttggctcaggtcatgatcccagggtcctgggatcaagtcccacatcaggctccctgctcagtgggaagcctgcttctacctctgctcctcacctcgctcatgctctcgctctccaataaataaataaaatcttcaggggaaaaaaaaaaaacgataaaaAAAAGCATCAGGTGATAAGCTGTGAGATATCCAGACAATGAAACAtcattcagtaataaaaagaaatgagttagcAAGCCATGAAAAGAGGTGTGGCCTTACACATTGtcatgtgtcaattatatctcaattttaaaagacactgaggggggatccctgggtggctcagcagtttagtggctgccttcggcctggggcgtgatcctggagtcccaagatcaagtcccacatcgggctccctttatagagcctgcttctccctctgcctatgtctgtgccccccaccccctctctctctgtctctcatgaataaataaataaaatctttaaaaaaaattaaaaagacactgAGGAACCTCACTGAGTATCACTGAGTGAGAGAAGCTGGTCTGAAGAGACTCCAGATGGTATGATCCTCATTCTAGGACCTTCTGGAAAAGGTGAAACCATTCGGACAGGAAAAGGATCAGGTGTTGTCAGGGGCTGCTAGGGGGGTATGATCCTCATTCTAGGACCTTCTGGAAAAGGTGAAACCATTCGGACAGGAAAAGGATCAGGTGTTGTCAGGGGCTGCTAGGGGGGTGAATGGGCACAGAGACTACTCTATGGGACATTATAATGGTGGACACACAGcagacatttgtccaaaccccTGGGATGCACCATACTCAGGGTGAAGTGTGAGGTAAACTACAGGCTTCAGCTAATAATATACTGGTACTGGGTTGTAACAAATGGGCCACACTGAGGCAAGACGCATCTCATGGAGAAAACTGCAAACTGCCTgcccaggtgggaggaggggggaaagaaAGTTGATGGGGACCCTCTGTACTCcctgttcaatttttctgtacATTTACAAGTGCTCAAAGGAATAAAGtctattctaaaacaaaacaaagtaccaGGCTCCCCCTCCAACAGAGGAGACCCTGACTGAGAAACAGGTGCAGCTTTGAATCCTCATGGGGACGCAGATGTGCTCGCCCAAGGCAAAGGTCAACACCCAAAGGGGCCCTTGTCCCAGGACTGGAGTTGAAAGGATTTTATGGCCCCCCAAGAAGTTGGCATAGGGCCCTACTTACTGGGCTTCTGGGACCAGGGTAGCTTCTTCCTTTGACTTCCtctcaagtcccaagttgggacACATGTCACCCCAGGGCTTGGTACAAACTTCCCTTGTCAACCCACAGGATCACCGTCACCAAGAGTCAAAGTTCAGGGGTCTCCCCTGGTAGGAAAACCCAACACACCCAGATGCCAGAGCCTAGGGAGGCCAGAAGAAAGGCCAAAGCCCCACTCTAGGCACAAGAGCCAGCATGCTACCCAAGACACAGGCTTCAGGGTCAGACTAAGCCAGGTTCGGATTCCTGCTTCGCCGCAAGCATGAGCATAGGCTCTGAAAAGGGAAGGTTTGAAGAACCATGTGAGGGAGCCACGCCATGGAGCAGTGGTTGGGGCCCACCCTCCCATTTTCAGGGTGACTCACCCCTGAGCCCCTATCAAACCCCAGAGCCAACATCCAGGCCAGCCTTTCTGGGGTAGGGAGTGGAATGTCCAGGTTCTAAGACTGTGGGACTGTGCCACCTTGCAGAAGCCCTACCACGCATTCCATG
This window of the Canis lupus dingo isolate Sandy chromosome 20, ASM325472v2, whole genome shotgun sequence genome carries:
- the TIMM44 gene encoding mitochondrial import inner membrane translocase subunit TIM44, which produces MAAAALWGGWCRCPRRCLGSGVQFLSSHNLVPLRHGTYQIRQPGGELPVSRSYSSGNRKGFLSGLLDNIKQELAKNKEMKESIKKFRDEARKLEESDALQEARRKYKTIESETVRTSEVIKKKLGEITGTVKESLDEVSKSDLGRKIKESVEEAAKTAKQSAESVSKGGEKLGKTAAFRALSQGVESVKKELDESVLGQTGPYRRPERLRKRKEFSGEKFKEEKVFEPNEEALGVVLHKDSKWYQQWKDFKDNNVVFNRFFEMKMKYDESDNALIRASRALTDKVTDLLGGLFSKTEMSEVLTEILRVDPAFDKERFLQQCENDIIPNVLEAMISGELDILKDWCYEATYSQLAHPIQQAKALGLQFHSRILDIDNVDLAMGKMMEQGPVLIITFQAQLVMVIKNPKGEVVEGDPDKVLRMLYVWALCRDQDELNPYAAWRLLDISASSTEQVL